The Petrocella atlantisensis genome has a window encoding:
- a CDS encoding biotin/lipoyl-containing protein translates to MKKFQVTVNGNTYEVDVEEITNGSVVPVAVNQPVQYNTAPAQKPATPLAASPTEGTPIEAPMQGKIVGLKVTQNQKVQEGDVIAVLEAMKMENEIVASATGTIVAVHVAIGQSVDAGDLIATLN, encoded by the coding sequence ATGAAAAAATTTCAAGTAACTGTAAATGGTAATACCTATGAAGTAGATGTAGAAGAAATAACAAATGGTAGTGTTGTACCGGTGGCTGTTAACCAACCTGTGCAATATAATACCGCTCCTGCACAAAAGCCTGCAACGCCTTTGGCAGCTTCACCAACTGAAGGAACGCCTATTGAAGCACCGATGCAAGGGAAAATTGTAGGTTTGAAAGTGACACAAAACCAAAAAGTACAAGAAGGCGATGTGATTGCGGTTCTTGAAGCCATGAAGATGGAAAATGAGATCGTTGCTTCAGCTACAGGTACGATCGTTGCTGTTCATGTTGCTATAGGACAATCGGTAGATGCTGGCGATTTAATTGCAACCCTTAACTAG
- a CDS encoding OadG family protein: MAEWLEEGIVGTINGVGTVFLVLILIALVISLFKYIDRINFSKFFKSSGKQAVVEKVSPASDLALSTPKASLEDDEQLIAVIVAAIAASLETSTDQLQVRSLRRISPTNTLWNRR; encoded by the coding sequence ATGGCAGAATGGCTAGAAGAAGGCATAGTTGGAACCATCAATGGTGTTGGTACAGTTTTTTTGGTCCTTATACTCATTGCCTTGGTAATCAGTCTTTTTAAATACATTGATAGAATCAATTTTTCAAAATTTTTTAAATCATCAGGTAAGCAGGCTGTAGTGGAAAAGGTAAGCCCAGCAAGTGACTTAGCGTTATCAACACCCAAAGCATCTTTAGAAGATGATGAACAGTTAATAGCTGTCATCGTAGCGGCAATTGCTGCTAGTTTAGAAACTTCAACGGATCAACTACAGGTCAGATCTCTTAGAAGAATCTCCCCGACCAATACATTATGGAATCGAAGATAG
- a CDS encoding acyl-CoA carboxylase subunit beta, whose translation MSMQQDLEKLTNRRSTARDRIDQLLDQQSFVEIGAYVKPRQTDYNMATIDAPADGVVTGYGTIEGRLTYVFSQDVSVIGGSLGEMHAKKIVALYDLAIKTGAPIVGLLDSAGMRLQEGTDALEGYGQIFIKQSMASGVIPQIMAVVGTCGGSGALLPSLADFTFMKKEATSLYLNSANTLDHTKASNDTLSGSAFNAKESGMIDVVLDDETQLLASIRTLIELLPSNNKEEAPYGGTGDDLNRLIPSSITDMSKGLDGRVALGAIADVGTFMELKSEYGKDITLGLGKLGNMTVGLIASQATDGDGRISLQGCEKIAEFVYKLDAFGIPLVTLVDVVGYTASLEETQAGQSKYVAKMMSNFIQATVPKVSVLTNRAIGSAYVAYNSKHIGADFVFAWPKAQVSFMDADAAVRIMYAKEIETSTLASEVIKEKTKQYKEEQMSPYKAASRGYIDDIIEPEATRKRLIAALEMLYTKYMVSPERKHRSV comes from the coding sequence ATGAGTATGCAGCAAGATTTGGAAAAACTCACTAACCGTCGTAGTACTGCAAGAGATCGTATTGATCAATTACTGGATCAACAATCTTTTGTAGAAATTGGTGCTTATGTTAAACCACGACAAACAGACTACAATATGGCAACCATAGATGCACCTGCAGACGGTGTTGTGACGGGATATGGTACTATTGAAGGTCGTTTAACATATGTATTTAGTCAGGATGTTTCTGTAATTGGTGGTTCGCTTGGGGAAATGCACGCTAAAAAAATTGTAGCGCTTTATGACTTAGCGATTAAGACGGGTGCTCCTATTGTAGGACTCTTAGACTCAGCAGGTATGCGGTTACAAGAAGGAACAGACGCCCTAGAAGGGTATGGACAGATATTTATTAAACAATCTATGGCATCCGGTGTTATACCTCAGATTATGGCTGTTGTAGGCACGTGTGGTGGTAGTGGCGCTTTATTGCCTTCATTGGCTGACTTTACCTTTATGAAAAAAGAAGCAACATCCTTGTATCTAAATAGTGCCAATACCTTGGACCATACTAAGGCCTCTAATGATACCCTTAGTGGTTCTGCTTTTAATGCAAAGGAATCTGGTATGATTGACGTGGTACTTGATGATGAAACACAACTATTAGCAAGTATAAGAACCTTAATAGAATTACTTCCCTCTAATAACAAGGAAGAAGCACCTTATGGTGGCACAGGCGATGATTTGAACCGTTTGATTCCGAGTTCTATTACGGATATGAGCAAGGGTCTTGACGGAAGAGTAGCTTTAGGCGCCATTGCAGATGTAGGTACTTTTATGGAACTGAAAAGCGAATATGGTAAAGACATTACCTTAGGCCTTGGTAAACTTGGTAATATGACGGTTGGACTCATCGCAAGTCAAGCAACTGATGGCGATGGAAGAATCAGCTTGCAAGGATGTGAAAAAATTGCTGAGTTTGTTTATAAGTTAGATGCTTTTGGTATACCCTTGGTGACCTTAGTTGACGTGGTAGGCTACACTGCCAGCCTAGAGGAAACACAAGCAGGCCAGTCTAAGTATGTGGCAAAAATGATGAGTAATTTCATTCAGGCGACAGTGCCTAAGGTTAGCGTGTTGACCAATAGGGCCATCGGTTCAGCTTATGTAGCTTATAATAGTAAACACATTGGTGCGGACTTTGTCTTCGCATGGCCAAAGGCTCAAGTATCTTTTATGGATGCTGACGCAGCGGTACGTATCATGTATGCTAAAGAGATTGAAACTTCAACTTTGGCATCTGAGGTCATTAAAGAAAAAACCAAACAATATAAGGAAGAACAAATGTCTCCATATAAAGCAGCCAGTCGTGGCTATATTGATGACATCATAGAACCTGAAGCTACACGTAAAAGACTGATTGCAGCACTTGAAATGCTGTACACCAAATATATGGTCAGTCCGGAACGTAAACATAGATCCGTTTAA
- a CDS encoding pseudouridine synthase gives MEIRLQKYIADAGIASRRAAEKLISNGEIKVNGQVVREMGVKINPVEDVVTYKNKDLKKVENLEYYLLHKPVRVVSTASDEKNRTNVVDMVKSHHRLYPVGRLDYMSSGLIILTNDGDLTYKLTHPKHDIEKHYEVKIEPPITESDVKKLRVGVNLDGEKTRPCKVKLIKDSSRYQVYSIILQEGKNRQIRRMVEVVGSSVVALERTAIGSITMAGLKYGQYRPLTRDEIDYLKQL, from the coding sequence ATGGAAATAAGATTGCAAAAATATATAGCTGATGCAGGTATTGCATCTAGAAGGGCCGCGGAAAAACTTATTTCAAATGGTGAAATCAAAGTGAATGGGCAAGTGGTCCGAGAAATGGGTGTAAAAATCAATCCCGTAGAAGATGTGGTCACCTATAAGAATAAAGATTTGAAAAAAGTGGAAAACTTGGAATATTACTTACTTCATAAGCCTGTACGGGTCGTTTCAACAGCTTCTGATGAAAAAAATCGGACCAATGTTGTAGATATGGTTAAAAGCCATCATAGATTGTACCCTGTAGGCCGACTGGACTATATGTCCAGTGGTTTGATTATTCTGACCAATGACGGTGACCTGACTTATAAACTAACCCATCCTAAACATGATATAGAAAAGCATTATGAAGTGAAGATTGAACCGCCTATAACAGAAAGCGACGTTAAGAAGTTACGTGTCGGTGTCAACCTAGATGGAGAAAAAACCAGACCTTGTAAAGTTAAATTGATTAAAGATTCAAGTCGTTATCAAGTTTATTCCATCATTTTACAAGAAGGGAAAAACCGACAAATCAGAAGAATGGTAGAGGTTGTAGGTTCAAGTGTTGTTGCCTTGGAACGCACCGCTATTGGTTCAATTACTATGGCAGGTCTTAAATACGGGCAATACCGTCCATTGACGCGAGATGAAATCGACTATCTGAAGCAACTCTAA
- the scpB gene encoding SMC-Scp complex subunit ScpB, whose translation MNFSKTEAAIEAILFSMGEAVPTRKIAEAIELSVDDVYQVLLNMKDKYDEHERGVMLLEIDESFQMCTKRDYYEQVKKVNFKLKEFILTDVLIETLSIVAYKQPVTRAQIEAVRGVNSNHAVNKLIEYNLVCEVGRLEVPGKPILFGTTKDFLRGFGLQSVKELPELGAEALSHLKEEVEQEMQLTLPQDESTDEDQPIRFEEEPVDGKMTDLDEEPDTVVEMEEEQEEEQNRVVDLDNLVLIVDES comes from the coding sequence ATGAATTTTAGTAAAACAGAAGCAGCCATTGAAGCCATATTATTTTCTATGGGTGAGGCGGTACCGACAAGAAAAATAGCAGAGGCCATTGAGCTATCTGTTGATGATGTATACCAAGTCCTACTGAATATGAAAGACAAGTACGATGAGCATGAACGTGGTGTTATGCTCTTGGAAATTGATGAAAGCTTTCAAATGTGTACCAAAAGAGACTACTATGAGCAAGTTAAGAAAGTTAATTTCAAATTAAAAGAATTCATCTTGACAGATGTATTGATAGAGACTTTGTCGATTGTAGCTTACAAACAGCCGGTAACACGTGCACAGATTGAGGCTGTTAGAGGCGTTAACTCAAATCATGCAGTCAATAAGCTTATAGAATACAACTTAGTCTGTGAGGTTGGTCGTCTGGAAGTACCTGGCAAGCCTATACTTTTTGGCACAACGAAAGATTTTTTAAGAGGATTTGGACTCCAGTCAGTAAAGGAATTGCCGGAACTTGGGGCAGAAGCTTTGAGCCATCTGAAAGAAGAAGTTGAACAAGAGATGCAGCTGACATTGCCACAGGATGAGTCAACAGATGAGGATCAACCTATACGGTTTGAAGAAGAGCCGGTAGATGGCAAGATGACCGATCTAGATGAGGAACCAGATACAGTAGTAGAAATGGAAGAAGAGCAAGAAGAGGAACAAAATAGGGTCGTTGATCTTGATAATTTGGTTTTGATTGTAGATGAATCCTAG
- a CDS encoding segregation and condensation protein A, with protein sequence MVLSVKLDNFEGPLDLLLHLIDKNKLNIYDIPIVVVTRQYLDHIRRMEIGQMEVMSEFIEMAAILINIKSKMLLPKYEEEEEEVEDPRAVLVQRLLEYRKYKMISMDLKERHNHADKMLFKEASLPEEVKNYTQAPDTAALLETIEFGKLYQVFQSVLKRNEDKVDVVRSRFGDIKKEEFTVQDKIEQLLNLRENYSSLSFADLLDNLSTKVEMIVTFLAVLELMKMGSIRVIQTDVFDDLIIRFQ encoded by the coding sequence ATGGTATTATCAGTTAAATTAGATAATTTTGAAGGTCCTTTAGATCTTCTACTGCATCTTATTGATAAAAACAAATTAAATATATACGACATACCAATTGTGGTAGTGACCAGGCAGTATTTGGATCATATTCGTCGTATGGAAATAGGTCAGATGGAGGTTATGTCAGAATTTATTGAGATGGCAGCTATTCTGATTAATATTAAATCCAAGATGTTACTTCCCAAATATGAAGAAGAGGAAGAAGAAGTTGAAGATCCTAGAGCGGTTTTGGTTCAAAGGCTTCTGGAATATCGTAAATACAAGATGATTTCCATGGACTTGAAGGAACGTCATAATCATGCAGATAAGATGCTCTTCAAAGAAGCAAGTCTACCGGAGGAAGTGAAAAATTATACACAAGCACCGGATACCGCCGCTTTACTTGAGACTATTGAATTTGGAAAATTATACCAAGTTTTTCAATCGGTACTTAAGAGAAATGAAGATAAGGTGGATGTAGTTAGAAGTCGTTTTGGGGATATTAAGAAGGAAGAATTTACTGTACAAGATAAGATTGAACAATTATTGAATCTAAGAGAAAACTATAGCTCCCTTAGTTTTGCAGATTTACTGGATAACCTAAGTACAAAAGTAGAAATGATTGTTACTTTTCTAGCTGTTTTGGAATTGATGAAGATGGGTAGTATAAGGGTCATTCAGACAGATGTTTTTGATGACCTGATTATACGATTTCAATAA
- a CDS encoding zinc metalloprotease, which translates to MTILIIRLIINALCGVIVMVAHELPKVFAAHFLTHPIYRKKTITIPKLTKFIDPIGLILFAFSTFGVGWQKPIEYNPNRLKDKERCLLPLMLSGQLASLMLMLFMLPIFNYLIQVKANPFLIYGAYKLVVFNMVIFIVNLFPVPPLDMSKMIYAFSPNNYFKLIQNQRYIHAGFILMIAFNIIEIIAREVLSPILNLMT; encoded by the coding sequence ATGACGATACTCATAATTAGATTAATCATCAATGCCTTATGTGGTGTGATAGTAATGGTAGCCCACGAACTACCCAAAGTTTTTGCTGCTCATTTTCTAACCCATCCCATCTATAGGAAAAAGACCATCACCATACCTAAATTAACAAAATTCATTGATCCTATTGGGTTGATTCTTTTTGCTTTTTCAACCTTCGGTGTTGGGTGGCAAAAGCCGATTGAATATAACCCTAATCGACTAAAGGATAAGGAAAGATGTTTACTGCCTTTAATGTTATCCGGACAGTTAGCCAGTCTTATGCTTATGTTGTTTATGCTACCTATATTTAATTATTTGATTCAGGTAAAAGCAAACCCGTTCCTTATATATGGTGCGTATAAACTTGTGGTATTTAATATGGTTATTTTTATAGTAAATCTATTTCCCGTACCACCGCTTGATATGAGTAAGATGATCTATGCTTTTTCACCTAACAACTATTTTAAACTTATTCAAAATCAACGCTATATACATGCCGGTTTTATATTAATGATTGCTTTTAATATCATAGAAATAATTGCAAGAGAGGTATTGAGTCCAATACTCAACCTGATGACATAG
- a CDS encoding pyrimidine-nucleoside phosphorylase, with translation MRMYDVIEKKKLGEILTDLEINYVVEGFTKGTIPDYQMSALLMAIYFRGMNTEETLALTLAMAKSGDMLDLSKIEGIKVDKHSTGGVGDKTSLVLAPMVAALGIPVAKMSGRGLGHTGGTIDKLEAFTGFNTDMSEEQFINNVNTIKIAIAGQTANLAPADKKLYALRDVTATVDSFSLIAGSIMSKKIASGADAIVLDVKTGSGAFMRDEADAIKLAKAMVDIGNGYGRETVAIVSDMNQPLGLAVGNTLEVIEAIETLKGNGPEDLMELCLQLGTQMVLLSKLTEDEEEARSMLEETIVSGSALAKFKEFVEAQGGDTVYVDQPQLFEKAPIIQKVKARASGYIAHIETEEIGYATMMLGGGRETKDSPIDLSVGYIFKKKLGDFAEKGETIALVYANDEAKLVASEARFLDAITQQKEAYKKPNLIKCLLK, from the coding sequence ATGAGAATGTATGACGTAATTGAAAAGAAAAAATTAGGCGAAATATTGACAGATTTAGAGATAAACTATGTGGTGGAAGGCTTTACAAAAGGGACTATACCCGACTATCAAATGTCGGCCTTGTTAATGGCCATCTATTTTCGTGGGATGAACACGGAGGAAACGCTAGCATTGACACTGGCAATGGCAAAAAGTGGCGATATGTTGGACCTTTCTAAGATTGAAGGTATCAAGGTGGATAAGCACAGTACAGGTGGCGTAGGTGATAAGACATCATTGGTGCTAGCGCCTATGGTAGCGGCGCTTGGTATACCGGTAGCAAAGATGTCCGGTCGAGGCCTTGGTCACACGGGTGGCACCATCGATAAATTAGAGGCTTTTACAGGGTTTAACACGGATATGTCTGAAGAACAGTTTATCAATAATGTAAATACCATTAAGATAGCCATAGCCGGACAAACAGCCAACCTTGCGCCTGCTGACAAAAAACTTTATGCATTACGGGATGTAACCGCAACGGTGGATAGTTTTTCTTTAATCGCCGGTAGTATTATGAGTAAAAAGATTGCTTCCGGAGCAGATGCTATCGTTCTAGACGTTAAAACCGGGTCAGGTGCTTTTATGCGTGACGAAGCAGATGCCATTAAGCTTGCCAAAGCTATGGTCGACATTGGAAATGGTTATGGTCGAGAGACTGTGGCAATCGTATCCGACATGAACCAACCTTTAGGCCTTGCAGTTGGAAATACTTTGGAGGTTATTGAAGCTATTGAGACCTTAAAAGGTAACGGCCCTGAGGATTTGATGGAATTGTGCTTACAACTGGGTACACAAATGGTACTGTTGTCAAAGTTGACAGAAGATGAAGAGGAAGCCAGATCCATGTTAGAAGAAACCATAGTATCCGGTTCTGCGCTTGCGAAGTTCAAAGAATTTGTAGAAGCTCAAGGTGGTGATACAGTGTATGTGGACCAGCCACAACTTTTTGAGAAGGCACCGATTATTCAAAAGGTAAAAGCGAGAGCTTCCGGTTATATTGCTCATATTGAGACAGAAGAAATCGGATATGCAACCATGATGTTAGGTGGAGGGCGAGAAACCAAAGACAGCCCTATTGATTTATCTGTCGGCTATATTTTTAAAAAGAAGTTGGGTGATTTTGCAGAAAAAGGTGAGACAATCGCTTTAGTTTATGCAAATGATGAAGCAAAACTGGTCGCTTCTGAAGCAAGATTTTTAGACGCCATAACCCAACAAAAAGAGGCTTATAAAAAACCAAATCTGATAAAGTGTTTATTGAAATAA
- a CDS encoding CpsD/CapB family tyrosine-protein kinase, with translation MISKDLISVNEPESLAAESYKMFRSNLKYMKVDTEKKVVMFTSSVSEEGKTTSISNIATSFALDGKKTLLVECDLRRARVHSVFGINQSPGITNMLSEKMILKDAVHQIKEAPLLDVLTAGPLPPSPAELLGSKALEDIIFEARSKYDMILIDAPPVLSVTDAIVLNRLVDGVVLVIAANETKKSTVHKAIAAFKKIEANMLGILISKVDMKRNDYYDYYKKGYSYTHVASKKSKPVIEYSDN, from the coding sequence ATGATCAGTAAAGACCTAATTAGCGTGAATGAGCCGGAGTCCTTGGCTGCCGAAAGTTACAAAATGTTTAGAAGTAATTTAAAGTATATGAAGGTGGATACAGAGAAAAAAGTGGTCATGTTCACGTCTTCTGTTTCTGAGGAAGGTAAAACAACGAGCATTTCCAATATTGCTACGAGTTTTGCATTGGATGGTAAAAAAACATTGTTAGTGGAATGTGACTTACGTCGTGCTAGAGTACATAGCGTGTTTGGTATTAACCAAAGCCCGGGTATTACCAATATGCTGTCTGAAAAAATGATACTTAAGGATGCCGTTCATCAGATTAAAGAAGCCCCTTTACTAGATGTATTAACAGCAGGTCCATTACCACCATCACCGGCAGAATTGTTAGGATCAAAAGCACTTGAAGATATTATCTTTGAGGCAAGAAGTAAGTATGATATGATCTTGATTGATGCGCCACCGGTACTAAGTGTGACGGATGCAATTGTGCTTAATAGATTGGTGGATGGTGTTGTTCTGGTAATTGCTGCTAATGAAACCAAGAAAAGTACAGTTCATAAAGCCATTGCTGCCTTTAAGAAAATCGAGGCCAATATGCTAGGTATTCTGATTAGTAAAGTAGATATGAAGCGCAATGATTATTATGACTACTATAAGAAGGGTTACAGTTACACCCATGTAGCATCTAAAAAATCTAAACCGGTTATTGAGTATAGCGATAACTAG
- a CDS encoding YveK family protein — translation MNEEYQELDLLELLRGIISNWWLILLFMIVAAGSSYYATKTYVVPIYKAESTLFIGKENDIITGISLGDFQLDSKLVVDYRELIKTRLVTEEVINDLELKTTRNEVVDNLNINIITESRFMNITYEDPIPERATQIVNRFSQVLVEKAEIIVGVKNIQIVDYAITPTTPISPNAVMNALIAAMVGAMVAMGIILLKMAMNNTIQDESNVEKEFGIPVLGVIPKFKGEGRTS, via the coding sequence ATGAATGAAGAGTATCAGGAGCTTGATTTGCTTGAGCTTTTAAGAGGTATTATATCAAATTGGTGGCTAATCTTGCTTTTTATGATTGTGGCTGCAGGTTCTTCTTACTATGCAACAAAGACCTATGTAGTACCTATTTATAAGGCGGAATCCACTTTGTTTATTGGTAAGGAAAATGATATCATAACCGGAATTAGTTTGGGCGATTTTCAACTGGATAGTAAATTGGTGGTTGACTACAGAGAGTTGATTAAGACAAGATTGGTTACTGAAGAAGTTATCAATGATCTTGAACTAAAGACGACGAGGAATGAAGTGGTTGATAATCTGAATATTAATATTATAACGGAATCCAGATTTATGAATATAACGTATGAAGATCCTATTCCGGAAAGAGCAACCCAAATCGTTAATCGTTTTTCTCAAGTATTAGTAGAAAAAGCAGAAATCATTGTTGGTGTAAAAAATATTCAGATTGTAGACTACGCCATCACGCCAACGACACCAATTAGTCCAAACGCAGTCATGAATGCCTTGATTGCAGCCATGGTTGGCGCTATGGTAGCGATGGGGATAATCCTGTTGAAAATGGCGATGAACAATACCATACAGGATGAATCCAATGTTGAAAAGGAATTTGGTATACCTGTGCTTGGTGTTATTCCTAAGTTCAAAGGTGAAGGGAGGACATCATGA